Proteins encoded by one window of Sulfurospirillum barnesii SES-3:
- the recJ gene encoding single-stranded-DNA-specific exonuclease RecJ produces the protein MGSLLTKEEIKRILQSRFKHDECTRLNEIPKPSSLKDIHKASKRIVRAIREHERIAIVGDYDVDGVISSVILSQFFDDVGVDYTLIIPNRFTDGYGLNPEIVAKLDVQVIITVDNGISAVEAARICKEQGIDLIITDHHNVPEVLPEAYAIVNPKQEDCSFPHCEICGAQVAWYLVAALKEEMGIEYDLSSFLDLLCIAIMADMMELLGMNRVMVKKGILELNRSKRPAFEAIRQYYGKRTFESDDISFLIAPLINSSGRMEDAMFSYAFIKASNVEEALKRLDYIVSLNEARKEEERLLFEATLPYVNENENIIVVWGEEWHEGIVGIVASRLSKRFKKPAIVFSIKDEKAKGSARGVGGVNILELIRAQEKFLIGYGGHKGAAGVSIEVHHLPHFKEKLVEAARILSQEELEADNDLLGEISADQIDFELLEILEQQEPYGQKNPKPSFLLRNISVKVDRFIGKEGQHLKLILQEGTNALEALFFNYDVKARQGDKIDILFTLSRNDYRGLVTPQLMIKQIIKKH, from the coding sequence ATGGGTAGTTTGCTCACAAAAGAGGAGATAAAACGGATTCTTCAAAGTAGGTTTAAACACGACGAATGTACCCGTTTAAATGAGATTCCAAAACCCTCCTCGCTTAAAGACATTCATAAAGCCTCCAAACGTATTGTTAGGGCAATACGTGAGCATGAGCGCATTGCTATTGTGGGAGATTATGATGTGGATGGCGTTATCTCTTCGGTCATTTTAAGCCAGTTTTTTGATGACGTAGGGGTTGATTACACCTTAATCATTCCCAATCGTTTTACCGATGGTTATGGGTTAAATCCAGAGATTGTAGCAAAACTAGATGTGCAGGTTATCATTACGGTGGATAATGGTATTTCTGCCGTTGAAGCAGCACGTATTTGTAAAGAACAAGGCATTGATCTTATTATTACAGACCATCATAATGTTCCTGAGGTTTTACCTGAGGCGTATGCCATCGTCAATCCCAAACAAGAAGATTGTTCGTTTCCCCATTGTGAAATTTGCGGGGCACAAGTGGCATGGTATTTGGTTGCAGCCCTCAAGGAAGAGATGGGCATTGAGTATGATCTCTCAAGTTTTTTAGACCTATTGTGTATTGCCATTATGGCGGACATGATGGAACTTCTAGGTATGAATCGGGTGATGGTTAAAAAAGGGATTTTAGAACTAAATCGTTCTAAACGTCCTGCTTTTGAAGCCATTCGACAGTATTACGGTAAGCGTACCTTTGAGAGCGATGATATATCTTTTTTAATAGCCCCTTTAATTAACAGTTCAGGACGCATGGAAGATGCTATGTTCTCGTATGCGTTTATTAAAGCGAGTAATGTTGAGGAAGCGCTCAAGCGACTTGATTATATTGTTTCCCTCAATGAAGCACGAAAAGAAGAAGAACGTCTCTTGTTTGAGGCAACATTACCCTATGTCAATGAGAATGAAAATATTATTGTTGTTTGGGGTGAAGAGTGGCATGAGGGCATTGTGGGTATTGTCGCCTCCAGACTTTCTAAGCGCTTTAAAAAACCTGCCATTGTTTTTTCCATCAAAGATGAGAAGGCTAAGGGAAGTGCAAGAGGTGTTGGTGGGGTAAATATTTTGGAGCTAATCCGTGCACAAGAGAAATTTTTAATTGGCTATGGTGGACACAAAGGGGCTGCGGGTGTTTCTATTGAAGTGCATCATTTGCCCCATTTTAAAGAAAAATTGGTTGAAGCAGCGCGTATTTTGAGTCAAGAAGAATTGGAAGCAGATAATGACCTGCTTGGTGAAATCAGTGCGGATCAAATAGACTTTGAACTTTTAGAGATTTTAGAACAACAAGAACCTTACGGGCAAAAAAATCCAAAACCGAGCTTTTTACTGCGTAATATTAGCGTCAAAGTGGACCGTTTTATTGGTAAAGAGGGTCAGCATTTAAAGCTTATTTTACAAGAGGGAACCAATGCGCTTGAAGCGCTCTTTTTTAATTACGATGTCAAAGCAAGGCAAGGAGATAAGATTGATATTTTATTTACGCTCTCACGCAATGATTATCGGGGTTTGGTGACGCCTCAGCTCATGATTAAGCAAATTATTAAGAAGCACTGA
- a CDS encoding protein-L-isoaspartate(D-aspartate) O-methyltransferase, with product MSQSTHFREKINFQKHKRMADEIAKIIPLSSSVYDAFCQSERELFVPQGMGLHAYKLDALPLAANQWISSPLTVAKMTEALTCKGADSVLEIGCGSGYQALILSKLIRRVFTIERIDRLLQEAKERFKTLGITNIHTRFDDGQNGWREFAPYDRILFSASTPHVPQKLFEQLKIGGILVAPIEKEEQQIITRFLKTEEGIIQENLDTCLFVPVKEGREY from the coding sequence ATGTCTCAATCGACTCACTTTAGAGAAAAAATTAACTTCCAAAAACATAAACGCATGGCCGATGAAATTGCCAAAATCATTCCTCTCTCTTCAAGCGTCTATGATGCTTTTTGCCAAAGTGAACGAGAACTTTTTGTTCCACAAGGAATGGGTCTGCATGCTTATAAACTCGATGCACTTCCCCTTGCTGCCAACCAATGGATTAGCTCACCGCTGACCGTAGCGAAGATGACAGAAGCGCTTACATGTAAAGGGGCGGACAGTGTCTTGGAAATTGGATGTGGAAGTGGGTATCAAGCGCTTATTTTAAGTAAACTTATTCGCCGTGTTTTTACCATTGAGCGTATTGATAGACTGCTACAAGAAGCCAAAGAGCGTTTTAAAACATTAGGAATCACCAACATTCACACACGATTTGACGATGGTCAAAATGGATGGAGAGAATTTGCACCCTATGATCGTATCTTATTTTCAGCCTCAACACCCCATGTACCCCAAAAGCTCTTCGAACAGCTTAAAATTGGGGGCATTTTAGTCGCACCCATTGAAAAAGAGGAGCAGCAAATTATCACACGATTCCTTAAAACCGAAGAAGGCATTATTCAAGAAAATCTAGATACCTGTCTTTTTGTTCCTGTCAAAGAAGGAAGAGAGTATTAA
- a CDS encoding carbon-nitrogen hydrolase family protein: MTSNPMLCALQFAYEKHSFDENFQTLKHLVAQTPHKSIVLAPELCLSAYPYERMEEAAQFSERTLPELAKLSTCKTLALTLIEKTQLGYLNNFKLFHDGKLIYTQAKTKLFPLGKEEHHFRAGVPDNIGIVELNGIKIAVLICFELRFTNLWEQIKGADLILIPAYWGKERKMHFEVLTRALAIANQAFVLCANSADETMAKSSAIISAFGHVTSDDAQSLIMYPFDRFEIKKMRRYLDVGINHNVSIDSL; the protein is encoded by the coding sequence ATGACTTCTAATCCTATGCTCTGCGCCCTACAATTTGCTTATGAGAAGCACTCGTTTGATGAGAATTTTCAAACCCTAAAGCATCTTGTGGCGCAAACACCTCATAAGAGTATTGTCTTAGCCCCTGAATTGTGTTTAAGCGCTTACCCTTATGAGAGAATGGAAGAAGCAGCTCAGTTTTCAGAGCGCACCCTTCCAGAGCTAGCAAAACTTTCTACATGTAAAACACTGGCACTAACATTAATTGAAAAAACACAACTTGGATACCTCAATAACTTCAAACTCTTTCATGATGGAAAGCTTATTTACACACAAGCCAAAACAAAATTATTTCCACTTGGAAAAGAAGAGCACCATTTTAGGGCAGGAGTTCCTGATAACATTGGTATCGTTGAACTTAATGGAATAAAAATTGCTGTGCTTATTTGCTTTGAGCTTCGCTTTACAAACCTTTGGGAACAGATCAAAGGAGCAGACCTTATTCTTATCCCTGCGTATTGGGGGAAAGAGCGTAAGATGCATTTTGAAGTGCTTACAAGAGCACTTGCCATTGCCAATCAAGCCTTCGTCTTATGTGCCAACAGTGCAGACGAAACGATGGCAAAGAGCAGTGCCATCATCTCTGCGTTTGGTCATGTCACAAGCGATGATGCACAAAGCCTGATAATGTATCCTTTTGATAGATTTGAAATCAAAAAGATGCGACGATACCTTGATGTAGGAATAAACCATAATGTCTCAATCGACTCACTTTAG
- a CDS encoding ribonucleotide-diphosphate reductase subunit beta, with product MDRKKIYNPSSCESLNDRKIFGGNPHGILNFTKAKYTWALKLWDMMEGNTWFPKEVDTTKDVIDYNKNLTDAEKRMYDLVWSQLISMDSFQTNNLADNINPYITAPEINACLSRQAYEEANHSKSYAVMVEAICDNTDLIYEMEKHDEVLRRKNDYISSVYEELAGDVTEEKLVLAMFANQILEGIYFYSGFTAIYALARTGRMLGSAQMIRFIQRDEITHLLLFQNMINSTKKERPELFTDDLKEKVYEMFQKAGDLEIEWGKYITQNQIMGFTDDIIETYIHYLVDDRLSAVGFDKLYNASHPIKWVDDFSKFNDQKTNFFEGNVSNYSKGSLSFDDF from the coding sequence GTGGATCGCAAAAAAATCTATAATCCAAGCTCATGTGAAAGCCTAAATGATCGCAAAATTTTTGGTGGAAATCCTCATGGTATTTTAAATTTTACCAAAGCAAAATACACATGGGCACTCAAACTCTGGGATATGATGGAGGGTAACACATGGTTTCCCAAAGAGGTTGACACCACAAAAGATGTTATTGATTACAACAAAAATCTCACCGATGCTGAAAAACGCATGTATGATCTTGTGTGGTCACAACTTATTAGCATGGATAGCTTCCAAACCAACAACTTAGCCGATAACATCAACCCCTATATCACAGCACCTGAAATTAACGCATGCCTCTCACGCCAAGCTTATGAAGAGGCGAATCACTCAAAATCATACGCCGTAATGGTTGAGGCGATTTGTGACAACACCGATTTAATTTATGAAATGGAAAAACACGACGAGGTATTGCGCCGTAAAAATGATTATATTTCAAGTGTGTATGAAGAATTAGCAGGAGATGTGACCGAAGAGAAGCTTGTGCTTGCCATGTTTGCCAATCAAATCTTAGAAGGTATCTACTTTTACTCTGGATTTACCGCTATTTACGCCCTTGCACGCACAGGTAGAATGCTCGGAAGTGCCCAAATGATTCGTTTTATCCAACGAGATGAAATTACGCACTTGTTACTCTTCCAAAATATGATTAACAGTACGAAAAAAGAGCGTCCTGAGCTTTTCACGGATGACTTAAAAGAAAAAGTGTATGAAATGTTTCAAAAAGCGGGTGATTTAGAGATTGAGTGGGGAAAATACATCACACAAAACCAAATTATGGGTTTTACCGATGATATTATCGAAACCTATATTCATTACCTTGTTGATGATCGCTTGAGTGCTGTAGGTTTTGATAAACTTTACAATGCCAGTCATCCTATCAAGTGGGTCGATGATTTCTCAAAATTCAATGACCAAAAAACAAACTTTTTTGAGGGCAATGTCTCTAACTACAGTAAAGGAAGCCTCTCGTTTGATGACTTCTAA
- a CDS encoding anaerobic ribonucleoside-triphosphate reductase activating protein, whose product MLKNVLANKPIHSITKFTTLDYQGHLASIFWFTKCNMACPYCYNPQIVRGKGEISLESALEFLKNRKGRLEAVVLSGGECTLFPHLESFCEAVKALDYKIKIDTNGTHPHVLKRLIEKKLVDYIALDYKAPKEYYSTLTHHAHFEDFEESLNYLIHSQFPFEVRTTLHSDFLTPKHLNAIINDLHVKGYCGIYYLQNYLHVSQTLGETKEQQNKFKISELSSIIPIELRNF is encoded by the coding sequence TTGTTGAAAAATGTGCTTGCAAATAAGCCAATTCACAGCATTACCAAATTTACGACGCTGGATTATCAAGGTCATCTAGCGTCTATTTTTTGGTTTACTAAATGCAATATGGCATGTCCTTATTGCTACAATCCACAGATCGTAAGAGGAAAAGGTGAGATAAGCCTTGAATCAGCCCTTGAATTTCTTAAAAATCGTAAAGGTCGGCTTGAGGCTGTTGTTCTAAGTGGAGGGGAGTGTACTTTGTTCCCTCATCTTGAAAGCTTTTGTGAAGCCGTTAAAGCGTTAGACTACAAAATCAAAATTGATACCAATGGTACACATCCTCATGTACTGAAACGATTAATTGAAAAAAAGCTTGTTGATTACATTGCGCTGGATTACAAAGCACCCAAAGAGTACTACAGCACTTTAACACACCATGCCCATTTTGAAGACTTTGAAGAGAGCCTCAACTACCTAATTCACAGCCAATTTCCTTTTGAAGTACGTACCACATTGCACAGTGATTTTCTAACACCCAAACACCTCAATGCTATCATTAATGATTTACATGTAAAGGGGTATTGCGGTATTTACTACCTTCAAAATTATTTACATGTAAGCCAAACCCTCGGTGAAACAAAAGAGCAACAAAATAAGTTTAAAATCAGTGAATTATCCTCCATTATCCCCATAGAATTAAGAAATTTTTGA
- the nrdD gene encoding anaerobic ribonucleoside-triphosphate reductase: MSQTEILEHLKDRRTKCIVYTRVMGYHRPVESFNVGKTGEHKERIQFVEKCACK, encoded by the coding sequence ATGAGCCAAACTGAGATTTTAGAGCATTTAAAAGATAGACGTACCAAATGCATTGTTTATACCCGTGTTATGGGCTACCACAGACCCGTAGAGAGTTTTAATGTAGGCAAAACGGGCGAGCACAAAGAGCGTATTCAATTTGTTGAAAAATGTGCTTGCAAATAA
- a CDS encoding ribonucleoside triphosphate reductase, producing MLTKVLKRDGTTEEFEPYKIEDAIKKAFKSEGVMYDESIFQEILKRIEKKRVAAVEDFQDMIEQELYKARYFDVMRSFMLYRHTHKMQREHILGLSEDTTYINSTQTIEEYIGKSDWRIKANSNTGYSNAGLVNNTAGKVIANYWLDKIYSKEEGLAHRNGDYHIHDLDCLTAYCAGWSLRVLLDEGFNGVRGRVESRPPQHFREALGQMANFLGILQSEWAGAQAFSSFDTYLAPYAFKDKISYKEIKKAIRSFIYNLNVPARWGQSPFTNITIDWTVPTDLADQIPTSSQRHLFKEIDDAELLEEAKNRGVTSLEAMTYKHFQKEMNLINKAYYEVMTEGDKTGQPFTFPIPTVNITEDFDWDGENTELLFENTAKIGSSYFQNFIGSQYVRDTEGKLVENPKAYKPGHVRSMCCRLQLDLRELLKRGGGLFGSAEMTGSIGVVTLNMARLGYLHKGNKKELMERFEYLLDLAKSTLEKKRVFVQEMYNRGLYPYTARYLPGFNSHFSTIGVNGINEMIRNFTDDKHTIADEYGMEFAHEILEFVRNKMVAYQEATGNLYNLEATPAEGTTYRFAKEDKKRYPEIIQAGTGRNVYYTNSSQLPANFTDDPFEALDLQDDLQCSYTGGTVLHLYMKERISSSEACKKLVKNVITNYRMPYLTITPVFSVCEKHGYISGEHEFCPKCDEELLEQFKKGEVS from the coding sequence ATGCTAACCAAAGTACTTAAACGCGATGGCACAACTGAAGAATTTGAACCCTACAAAATTGAAGATGCGATTAAAAAAGCGTTCAAAAGTGAAGGGGTGATGTACGATGAGAGTATCTTTCAAGAGATTCTAAAACGTATTGAAAAAAAACGTGTCGCAGCAGTTGAAGATTTTCAAGATATGATTGAACAAGAGCTTTATAAAGCACGTTATTTTGATGTGATGCGCTCATTTATGCTTTACCGTCACACACACAAAATGCAACGTGAACATATTTTAGGGCTCAGTGAAGATACGACCTATATTAATTCCACACAAACCATTGAAGAGTATATTGGTAAGAGTGACTGGAGGATTAAAGCGAACTCCAATACAGGCTACTCCAATGCGGGGCTTGTCAATAACACCGCTGGAAAAGTTATCGCCAACTACTGGCTTGATAAAATTTATTCCAAAGAAGAGGGTTTAGCGCATCGAAACGGTGACTACCACATTCATGATTTGGACTGTCTCACAGCGTATTGCGCAGGGTGGAGCTTACGAGTCCTTTTAGATGAAGGATTTAATGGTGTCCGTGGGAGAGTTGAGAGTCGTCCGCCACAACACTTCCGTGAAGCATTAGGTCAAATGGCAAATTTTTTGGGCATTTTACAAAGCGAATGGGCAGGCGCACAAGCGTTTAGCTCGTTTGATACCTACTTAGCTCCTTATGCGTTTAAAGACAAAATTTCCTACAAAGAGATTAAAAAAGCCATTCGCAGCTTTATTTACAACCTTAACGTTCCAGCACGTTGGGGACAAAGCCCTTTTACCAATATCACAATTGATTGGACAGTCCCAACCGATTTGGCAGATCAAATTCCAACATCTAGCCAACGCCATCTTTTCAAAGAGATTGACGATGCAGAACTGCTTGAAGAGGCTAAAAATCGTGGGGTTACCTCGCTTGAAGCCATGACCTATAAACATTTCCAAAAAGAGATGAATCTTATTAATAAAGCTTACTATGAAGTAATGACAGAAGGTGATAAAACAGGACAACCTTTCACTTTTCCTATCCCTACCGTCAATATTACCGAAGATTTTGATTGGGATGGAGAAAATACCGAACTTCTCTTTGAAAACACTGCCAAAATCGGCTCATCCTATTTTCAAAATTTTATTGGAAGCCAATATGTCAGAGATACTGAGGGGAAATTGGTTGAAAATCCAAAAGCCTACAAACCAGGGCATGTAAGAAGCATGTGTTGTCGTTTGCAGCTCGATTTAAGAGAGCTTTTAAAACGTGGTGGAGGTCTTTTTGGAAGTGCAGAGATGACAGGGAGTATTGGTGTTGTCACACTCAATATGGCACGTCTTGGATACCTGCACAAAGGGAATAAAAAAGAGTTGATGGAGCGTTTTGAGTACTTGCTCGATTTAGCCAAATCAACTCTAGAAAAAAAACGCGTCTTTGTACAAGAGATGTATAACCGTGGGCTCTATCCTTATACCGCACGCTATTTACCAGGATTTAATAGCCATTTTTCTACCATAGGAGTCAATGGTATCAATGAGATGATTCGCAATTTCACCGATGATAAACACACAATTGCTGATGAATATGGAATGGAATTTGCTCACGAAATCTTAGAATTTGTACGTAATAAAATGGTGGCGTATCAAGAAGCAACAGGCAACCTTTATAACCTTGAAGCTACACCAGCGGAGGGAACAACGTACCGCTTTGCGAAAGAAGATAAAAAGCGATACCCTGAAATTATTCAAGCAGGTACAGGCAGAAATGTGTACTACACAAACTCCTCTCAGTTGCCTGCAAATTTTACCGATGATCCTTTTGAAGCCTTAGATTTACAAGACGATTTGCAGTGTTCGTATACTGGCGGTACCGTATTGCATCTTTATATGAAAGAGCGTATTAGCTCATCTGAAGCATGCAAAAAGTTGGTGAAAAATGTGATTACGAACTACCGTATGCCATACCTTACTATCACACCTGTTTTTTCTGTGTGTGAAAAACATGGCTACATTAGTGGAGAACATGAATTTTGCCCAAAATGTGACGAAGAGTTACTTGAACAATTCAAAAAAGGAGAAGTATCATGA
- a CDS encoding aspartate/glutamate racemase family protein, with amino-acid sequence MKTIGLIGGMSWESTLSYYTLLNEGVKANLGGLHSAKVILYSVDFAPIAAFQKEGRWEEAAHILQEAALSLERAGADFILLCTNTMHKILPLITPHISIPFLHIAEATAEALKEKGAHKAILLGTKFTLQERFYTDILHQHNIDVVIPDEQSIQNINRIIFDELCVGKIKTDSQKLFLTLINTLKKDDKSIDSVILGCTEIGLLLDQKMTDLPLFDTTLLHVNAALKYALKTT; translated from the coding sequence GTGAAAACGATAGGACTTATTGGTGGAATGAGTTGGGAGTCAACACTTAGCTATTATACGCTCCTTAATGAAGGTGTTAAAGCAAACTTAGGTGGGCTTCACAGTGCAAAAGTTATACTCTATTCTGTTGATTTTGCTCCTATTGCAGCCTTTCAAAAAGAAGGAAGATGGGAAGAGGCTGCGCATATTCTTCAAGAAGCAGCCCTCTCTTTAGAGCGAGCAGGTGCGGATTTTATACTTTTATGCACCAATACCATGCATAAAATTCTTCCGCTCATCACGCCACATATTTCAATACCTTTTTTACATATTGCCGAAGCAACAGCAGAGGCTCTCAAAGAAAAGGGTGCACACAAAGCCATTCTCTTGGGAACAAAATTCACCCTTCAAGAGAGATTTTATACCGATATTTTGCACCAACATAACATTGATGTTGTCATTCCTGATGAACAATCTATCCAGAATATTAATCGTATTATCTTTGATGAACTGTGTGTAGGAAAAATCAAAACAGATTCACAAAAACTTTTTTTAACCCTAATAAATACCCTAAAAAAAGATGATAAAAGTATTGATTCCGTTATATTAGGATGCACAGAAATTGGTCTTTTACTTGATCAAAAAATGACAGATTTACCCTTATTTGATACAACCCTTTTACATGTAAACGCTGCATTAAAGTATGCGCTAAAAACAACATAA